One genomic window of Panicum hallii strain FIL2 chromosome 6, PHallii_v3.1, whole genome shotgun sequence includes the following:
- the LOC112898110 gene encoding zinc finger BED domain-containing protein RICESLEEPER 2-like, with the protein MIVQHEYPLSMVDHASFQRFVSSLQPLFKIGTRNTIRKDILMQYNVEKKKAIEYMVGIDSKVAITTDMWTSGNQKRGYMAITGHFIDESWTLRSIIMRFIYVPAPHTADVICEELYESLVDWNLDEKIYTVTLDNCTTNDADGLEPLKNTIKNIRESVAYWTATPKRIEKFEEIAKFVKVHIKTKISLDCKTRWNSTFNMLSIALTYKAVFIRASRVDKQYTCLPSEEEWNLQQKL; encoded by the exons ATGATAGTACAGCATGAGTATCCCTTGAGCATGGTTGATCATGCTAGTTTCCAAAGGTTTGTAAGCTCTCTTCAGCCATTGTTCAAGATTGGGACTAGAAATACAA ttagaaAGGACATATTGATGCAATATAATGTTGAGAAGAAGAAAGCCATTGAATACATGGTTGGAATTGATTCTAAGGTGGCTATTACTACAGATATGTGGACCTCTGGTAATCAAAAGAGAGGTTATATGGCCATCACAGGTCATTTCATTGATGAATCTTGGACTCTTAGAAGCATTATCATGAG GTTCATTTATGTCCCTGCCCCTCACACCGCTGATGTGATTTGTGAAGAATTATAtgaatctttggttgattgGAACCTTGATGAGAAGATATACACTGTGACTCTTGACAACTGCACTACAAATGATGCG GATGGTCTAGAACCTTTGAAAAATACAATTAAGAATATTCGTGAAAGTGTAGCATATTGGACAGCCACACCAAAAAGAATTGAGAAGTTTGAGGAGATTGCTAAGTTTGTCAAAGTTCATATAAAAACTAAGATCTCTCTTGATTGTAAGACTAGATGGAACTCAACCTTCAACATGCTTAGCATTGCATTGACTTATAAGGCTGTTTTCATTAGAGCCAGTCGTGTTGATAAGCAGTACACTTGTTTGCCTAGTGAGGAAGAATGGAATTTGCAGCAGAAGTTGTAG
- the LOC112897336 gene encoding probable xyloglucan glycosyltransferase 3 encodes MAPPSSWWGSEEQRGTPVVVKMDNPYSLVEIDGPGMPASDKKARGKNAKQFTWVLLLRAHRAVGCVAWMAAGFWGVLGAVNRRVRRSRDADDEPDAEASGRGRVMLRFLRAFLLLSLAMLALETIAHLKGWQFPQHLPGNLQELEEQLQHLPEHLQHLPEHLRHLPENLRQLPEHLRVPERQEIQGWLHRAYVAWLEFRVDYIAWAIQKLSTFCILLFMVQSVDRIVQCLACFWIKIRGIRPRIPASGNKPRRGRKSAAADVENGDADDDADGYFPMVLVQMPMCNEKEVYETSISHVCQMDWPRDRLLIQVLDDSDDEVCQMLIKAEVTKWSQRGVNIIYRHRLSRTGYKAGNLKSAMSCDYVKDYEFVAIFDADFQPNPDFLKLTVPHFKGNPELGLVQARWSFVNKDENLLTRLQNINLCFHFEVEQQVNGVYLNFFGFNGTAGVWRIKALEDSGGWMERTTVEDMDIAVRAHLNGWKFIFLNDVKVLCELPESYEAYRKQQHRWHSGPMQLFRLCLPAVFKSKIPFWKKANLVMLFFLLRKLVLPFYSFTLFCVILPLTMFVPEAELPIWVICYIPVLMSILNILPAPKSFPFVIPYLLFENTMSVTKFNAMVSGLFQLGSSYEWIVTKKAGRTSSASDILSLAEETHVPARPAAKLVRGVSEGGLQEWGKLREQEAAEWANKEDAAAALAAAPATPKKSSKANKKPNRIFKKELALAFLLLTAATRSLLSAQGLHFYFLLFQGVTFLAVGLDLIGEQVS; translated from the exons atggcgccgccgagctcgtgGTGGGGCAGCGAGGAGCAGCGCGGCACGCCGGTGGTGGTGAAGATGGACAACCCCTACTCCCTGGTGGAGATCGACGGGCCCGGCATGCCGGCCTCCGACAAGAAGGCCCGTGGCAAGAACGCCAAGCAGTTCACCTGGGTGCTCCTCCTGCGCGCGCACCGCGCCGTGGGCTGCGTCGCCTGGATGGCCGCCGGGTTCTGGGGAGTCCTGGGCGCCGTGAACCGCCGCGTGCGCCGCAGCCGCGACGCCGACGACGAGCCCGACGCCGAGGCCTCCGGGCGCGGGCGGGTGATGCTCCGGTTCCTGCGCGCGTTCCTGCTGCTCTCCCTCGCCATGCTCGCCCTGGAGACCATCGCCCACCTCAAGGGGTGGCAGTTCCCGCAGCACCTGCCGGGGAAcctgcaggagctggaggagcagctccagcacctgccggagcacctgcagcacctgccGGAGCACCTCCGCCACCTCCCGGAGAACCTGCGCCAGCTGCCGGAGCACCTCCGCGTGCCGGAGCGGCAGGAGATCCAGGGGTGGCTGCACCGGGCGTACGTGGCCTGGCTCGAGTTCCGCGTCGACTACATCGCGTGGGCCATCCAGAAGCTGTCCACCTTCTGCATCCTGCTCTTCATGGTGCAGTCCGTGGACCGCATCGTGCAGTGCCTCGCCTGCTTCTGGATCAAGATCCGTGGCATCAGGCCCCGTATCCCGGCCTCCGGCAACAAGCCCCGCCGTGGCAGGAAGAGCGCCGCCGCAGACGTCGAGAACGGCGACGCCGATGACGACGCCGACGGCTACTTCCCCATGGTGCTCGTCCAGATGCCCATGTGCAACGAGAAAGAG GTGTACGAGACGTCCATCTCGCACGTGTGCCAGATGGACTGGCCCCGTGACCGGCTGCTGATCCAGGTGCTGGACGACTCGGACGACGAGGTGTGCCAGATGCTGATCAAGGCGGAGGTGACCAAGTGGAGCCAGCGCGGCGTGAACATCATCTACCGCCACCGCCTATCGCGCACCGGGTACAAGGCCGGCAACCTCAAGTCCGCCATGAGCTGCGACTACGTCAAGGACTACGAGTTCGTCGCCATCTTCGACGCCGACTTCCAGCCCAACCCGGACTTCCTCAAGCTCACCGTGCCGCACTTCAAG GGGAACCCGGAGCTTGGTCTGGTCCAGGCCCGCTGGAGCTTCGTGAACAAGGACGAGAACCTGCTCACCCGGCTGCAGAACATCAACCTGTGCTTCCACTTCGAGGTCGAGCAGCAGGTCAACGGCGTCTACCTCAacttcttcggcttcaacggCACCGCCGGCGTGTGGCGCATCAAGGCCCTCGAGGACTCGGGCGGCTGGATGGAGCGCACCACCGTCGAGGACATGGACATCGCCGTGCGCGCGCACCTCAACGGATGGAAGTTCATCTTCCTCAACGACGTCAAG GTCCTCTGCGAGCTGCCGGAGTCTTACGAGGCTTACCGGAAGCAGCAGCACCGGTGGCACTCCGGCCCCATGCAGCTCTTCCGCCTCTGCCTCCCGGCCGTCTTCAAGTCCAAG ATCCCGTTCTGGAAGAAGGCGAACCTGGTGATGCTCTTCTTCCTGCTGCGGAAGCTGGTGCTGCCCTTCTACTCCTTCACGCTCTTCTGCGTGATCCTGCCGCTGACCATGTTCGTGCCGGAGGCGGAGCTGCCCATCTGGGTCATCTGCTACATCCCGGTGCTCATGTCCATCCTCAACATCCTCCCGGCACCCAAGTCCTTCCCCTTCGTCATCCCCTACCTCCTCTTCGAGAACACCATGTCCGTCACCAAGTTCAACGCCATGGTCTCGGGGCTCTTCCAGCTGGGGAGCTCCTACGAGTGGATCGTCACCAAGAAGGCCGGCCGCACCTCGTCGGCGTCCGACATCCTCTCGCTCGCCGAGGAGACCCACGTGCCGGCGCGCCCGGCCGCCAAGCTCGTGCGCGGCGTCTCCGAGGGAGGGCTCCAGGAGTGGGGGAAGCTCAGGGAGCAGGAGGCCGCCGAGTGGGCCAACAaggaggacgccgccgccgcgctggccgccgcgccggcgaccCCCAAGAAGAGCAGCAAGGCCAACAAGAAGCCCAACCGGATCTTCAAGAAGGAGCTGGCGCTCGCGTTCCTCCTCCTCACGGCCGCCACCCGGAGCCTGCTCTCCGCGCAGGGCCTGCACTTCTACTTCCTGCTCTTCCAGGGCGTCACCTTCCTCGCCGTCGGCCTCGACCTCATCGGCGAGCAGGTCAGCTAG